One Acutalibacter muris DNA window includes the following coding sequences:
- a CDS encoding winged helix-turn-helix domain-containing protein, with protein sequence MVHIRHIREKIEDTPSAPKQLITIKGLGYKLKKRTD encoded by the coding sequence ATGGTACATATTCGCCATATCAGAGAAAAGATTGAGGATACTCCGTCTGCTCCAAAGCAACTGATTACGATAAAAGGCTTGGGCTACAAATTAAAGAAAAGGACTGATTAA
- a CDS encoding type IV secretory system conjugative DNA transfer family protein, with protein sequence MPQNISGLIIAAGVMFAVLAGITVLSNFYSLNIKAKTVGHGQHGTARWATRGEIARTYTHVPFTPALWREGKNLPDQQGIVVGCQGGKKGTTALVDTGEVHAIMIGAAGVGKTAYWLYPCLEYALASGMSFASTDTKGDVFRNYAGIARDCYGYRVSVIDLRNPTKSDGFNLLHLVNKYADLYKQEHTLAYKARAEKYAKIISKTIIMSGGDSASYGQNAFFYDAAEGLLTLAILLVAEFCEPAERHIVSIFKIIQELLAPSGVKGKTLFHLLMDSLPSDHKARWFAGAALSSSEQAMASVMSTALARLNSFLDSEMEQILCFGTAVDAETFCNKKSALFLVMPEEDPNKFFMMSLVIQQLYREILAVADENGGKLKNRAVFFADEFGTLPKIESAEMMFSASRSRRLSIVPIIQSLGQLEKNYGKEGAEIIIDNTQLTIFGGFAPNSETAQVMSKSLGSRTALSGSVSRGKNDPSQSLQMIERPLMTPDELKSMPKGQFVVMKTGTNPMKVKLELFFKWGIEFGEPYHVPDQGSRPVRYASRQMLMEAIHETYPHLRPKTRPAAPASEQPAKVITERKTNY encoded by the coding sequence ATGCCTCAAAACATATCCGGCCTGATTATTGCGGCGGGCGTCATGTTCGCCGTCCTGGCCGGAATCACTGTCCTGAGTAATTTCTACTCGCTGAATATAAAGGCCAAGACCGTGGGCCACGGTCAGCATGGCACAGCTCGCTGGGCTACCAGGGGTGAGATCGCCCGCACATACACCCATGTTCCGTTCACACCGGCCTTGTGGCGTGAGGGTAAGAATCTTCCCGACCAGCAGGGCATTGTGGTGGGGTGCCAGGGCGGTAAAAAAGGCACCACAGCCCTGGTAGATACCGGCGAGGTCCACGCCATTATGATAGGCGCGGCCGGCGTGGGAAAGACTGCCTACTGGTTATATCCCTGCCTGGAATATGCCTTGGCGAGTGGGATGTCATTCGCCTCAACGGATACAAAGGGCGACGTTTTTCGGAATTACGCAGGCATCGCCCGGGACTGCTACGGCTACCGGGTGTCGGTCATTGACCTTCGCAACCCCACCAAAAGCGATGGCTTCAACCTCCTGCACCTGGTCAACAAATACGCTGATTTGTACAAGCAAGAGCATACGCTGGCCTATAAAGCCCGCGCTGAGAAGTACGCCAAAATCATCTCCAAGACCATCATCATGTCCGGGGGCGACAGCGCAAGCTATGGTCAAAATGCCTTTTTCTACGATGCGGCGGAGGGTCTTCTGACGTTGGCTATCCTCTTGGTGGCAGAGTTCTGTGAGCCTGCGGAGCGCCACATTGTGTCCATTTTCAAAATCATCCAAGAACTGCTGGCTCCCAGCGGAGTCAAAGGGAAAACCCTGTTCCACCTCCTCATGGACAGTCTGCCTTCCGACCACAAAGCCCGCTGGTTCGCCGGGGCCGCGCTGTCCTCCAGCGAACAGGCCATGGCCTCGGTTATGTCCACGGCGCTGGCAAGGTTAAACAGTTTCCTTGACAGTGAAATGGAGCAGATTTTATGCTTTGGCACGGCGGTAGACGCGGAAACCTTCTGCAACAAAAAGTCCGCGCTGTTCCTGGTAATGCCAGAGGAAGACCCCAACAAATTTTTCATGATGTCGCTGGTAATCCAGCAGCTCTATCGGGAAATCCTCGCCGTAGCGGATGAGAACGGCGGCAAGCTGAAGAACCGGGCGGTGTTCTTTGCCGACGAGTTTGGCACGCTGCCAAAAATCGAGTCCGCTGAGATGATGTTCTCGGCCTCACGTTCCCGCCGCCTGAGTATCGTGCCGATCATACAATCGCTGGGCCAGCTTGAGAAGAACTACGGCAAGGAGGGCGCTGAAATTATCATAGACAACACGCAGCTCACGATTTTTGGCGGCTTTGCCCCCAACAGCGAGACCGCCCAGGTGATGAGCAAATCCCTGGGCAGCAGGACGGCGCTCTCGGGCTCTGTCAGCCGGGGGAAGAACGACCCCAGCCAATCCCTGCAAATGATCGAGCGCCCCCTCATGACCCCGGACGAGCTGAAGTCCATGCCCAAGGGACAGTTTGTGGTGATGAAAACCGGCACAAATCCCATGAAGGTAAAGCTCGAGCTGTTTTTCAAGTGGGGCATCGAGTTTGGAGAGCCGTACCATGTACCGGATCAGGGCAGCCGCCCGGTGCGCTACGCCAGCAGGCAAATGTTGATGGAGGCCATCCACGAAACCTATCCGCACTTGCGGCCCAAGACCCGTCCTGCGGCGCCGGCATCGGAACAGCCCGCAAAAGTAATTACGGAAAGAAAGACCAACTACTAA
- a CDS encoding uroporphyrinogen decarboxylase family protein has protein sequence MTKRQRVLAVLHGEKPDHIPVGFSLHFPADQNAGEAGVLAHLEFFRETDADLVKIMNENLVPVQGTISGPDDWSCIAPINKETPFIKKQLDFTKNILDQYDGDGYPLGTLHGITASSIHPIEQAYGYEGSRTLLVEHLRENETPVLDAMKRIAEGMCQLAWGYREAGVDGIYYAALGGESRWFTDEEFARWIEPFDRLILSEIRKAGCDVFLHICKEQLQMERYRGYGELCDVVNWGVYEAPLSMEEGQKLFPGKVLMGGLPNRSSVMTEGSKEQLVGEAQRLIRQFGPTRFILGADCTLPTELPYERVRWLAEAARGIEL, from the coding sequence ATGACGAAAAGGCAAAGGGTCCTGGCGGTGCTGCACGGTGAAAAGCCCGACCATATCCCGGTAGGTTTTTCTCTGCATTTCCCGGCAGACCAGAACGCCGGGGAAGCCGGTGTTCTGGCTCATCTGGAGTTTTTCCGGGAGACGGACGCCGACTTGGTGAAGATCATGAATGAGAATCTTGTGCCTGTCCAGGGGACGATTTCCGGGCCGGATGACTGGAGCTGCATCGCGCCCATCAATAAAGAAACGCCTTTCATAAAGAAACAACTCGACTTTACCAAGAATATTTTGGACCAATACGATGGGGACGGATATCCCCTCGGGACCCTCCACGGCATTACCGCTTCTTCCATTCACCCCATCGAGCAGGCATATGGGTATGAAGGCTCCAGGACCCTGCTGGTGGAACACCTTCGGGAGAACGAGACTCCTGTGCTGGACGCCATGAAGCGCATCGCCGAGGGCATGTGCCAGCTTGCCTGGGGATATCGTGAGGCAGGTGTGGACGGTATCTACTATGCGGCCTTGGGCGGCGAGAGCCGGTGGTTCACCGACGAAGAATTTGCCCGGTGGATAGAGCCCTTTGACCGGCTGATCCTCTCCGAGATACGCAAGGCGGGGTGTGACGTTTTCCTTCATATCTGCAAGGAGCAGCTTCAGATGGAGCGCTACCGGGGCTATGGAGAGCTGTGCGATGTGGTGAATTGGGGCGTCTATGAGGCTCCGCTGTCGATGGAGGAGGGTCAAAAGCTGTTCCCGGGGAAGGTGCTGATGGGCGGGCTCCCCAATCGGAGCAGCGTGATGACGGAGGGAAGTAAAGAACAGCTTGTCGGGGAGGCCCAGAGGCTGATACGGCAGTTTGGTCCCACCCGTTTTATTCTCGGCGCGGACTGTACTCTGCCCACGGAGCTGCCCTATGAGCGGGTGAGGTGGCTGGCGGAGGCCGCCAGGGGAATCGAACTATAA
- a CDS encoding DUF3991 and toprim domain-containing protein, giving the protein MAEHLGCTVTELDDMPERIRPTRKMAPPKQEERKIDLTPPVANGNMRRVFAYLCQTRGIDPEVVSAFAHAHLLYESADKHNAVFVGKDEHGRVRHIHMRGTLTGSGFRQTLGGSEKAYSFHHTGSGRQLYVFEVPIDMLSYISLHPENWQENSYVALCGVGSAPIQRFLEEVPQLEEIVLCLDNDEAGHTATQRIAWELLEEWEVQVSAHFPEQKDWNEELLSPFPEESLEPVMAM; this is encoded by the coding sequence GTGGCTGAGCATTTAGGATGTACCGTCACGGAGCTGGACGATATGCCGGAGCGCATACGGCCCACTAGAAAGATGGCTCCACCCAAACAGGAGGAAAGGAAAATCGACCTGACCCCACCCGTCGCCAACGGAAATATGCGGCGGGTTTTTGCATACCTTTGCCAGACCAGGGGCATCGACCCGGAAGTGGTGTCGGCCTTCGCCCATGCCCATCTGCTCTATGAGAGCGCCGATAAGCACAATGCTGTGTTTGTTGGCAAGGACGAGCATGGACGGGTCAGACACATCCATATGCGGGGGACGCTCACCGGCTCTGGGTTCCGGCAGACCCTGGGCGGCAGCGAGAAGGCGTACAGCTTCCACCATACCGGGAGCGGTCGGCAGCTTTATGTATTCGAGGTGCCCATCGATATGCTGTCCTACATCAGCCTGCACCCGGAGAACTGGCAGGAGAATTCCTACGTTGCGCTATGCGGCGTGGGGAGCGCGCCTATCCAGCGATTCCTGGAGGAAGTACCCCAGTTAGAAGAAATAGTCCTCTGTCTGGACAATGACGAGGCCGGGCATACCGCCACCCAGCGAATTGCGTGGGAGCTGCTGGAGGAGTGGGAGGTGCAGGTCAGCGCTCATTTCCCCGAGCAGAAGGACTGGAATGAGGAACTGCTATCCCCTTTCCCCGAGGAAAGCCTGGAGCCGGTGATGGCTATGTAG
- a CDS encoding response regulator transcription factor has product MAYRVLIVDDELILTELLSAHLQDHGYTVSVANSSDEALAKLNTKPNLILLDINMPGRDGLELCKVIRNHIVCPILFLTARITEQDKVNGLRAGGDDYITKPFGLQELLARIEAHLRRDERNNRPPEVVTSQGLIINLSDRKVFWNEQELSFSKREFDIIEFLSSNPNQVFDKERIYEAIWGYDAEGDSSVIKEHIRKIRAKLMQASGNEYIETVWGMGYRWKK; this is encoded by the coding sequence ATGGCATACAGAGTTTTGATCGTTGATGATGAACTTATCCTGACCGAATTGCTTTCCGCCCATTTGCAGGATCACGGATATACGGTTTCCGTAGCAAACAGCAGCGATGAAGCTCTGGCAAAGCTGAATACAAAGCCAAACCTTATCCTTCTGGACATCAATATGCCGGGGAGGGATGGGTTGGAGCTGTGCAAGGTCATTCGGAATCATATCGTATGCCCCATCCTGTTTCTGACGGCGCGGATCACAGAGCAGGATAAGGTCAACGGCCTGCGGGCCGGAGGGGACGACTATATCACCAAGCCTTTCGGCTTGCAGGAATTGCTTGCCCGCATTGAGGCCCATCTGCGCCGGGACGAGCGAAATAACCGCCCGCCGGAGGTCGTGACCTCCCAGGGACTGATTATCAACCTTTCTGACCGAAAAGTATTTTGGAACGAGCAGGAGCTCTCCTTTTCCAAGAGGGAATTTGACATCATCGAATTTCTGTCCTCTAACCCCAATCAGGTCTTTGACAAAGAGCGTATCTATGAGGCGATATGGGGCTATGACGCCGAGGGCGACAGCAGCGTGATTAAAGAGCATATCCGCAAAATCCGCGCGAAGCTCATGCAGGCCAGCGGAAACGAGTACATCGAAACAGTTTGGGGGATGGGCTACCGATGGAAAAAATAA
- a CDS encoding HAMP domain-containing sensor histidine kinase, producing the protein MNAVTVTMLIVFLCSSLAVFGCYRFQKHILPDSNEVWLTQQTTAPEGTVTETKMRYVLDGSPEPFGQLVTDGQERGESQGQTSYMIERIESSYSMLSSKAKMAYRASQICMVLLPFLFAVIGTTLCAWWFYRRVLEPPITVLMDATAHIQDRDLNFQITFGGQNELGQLCTAFEKMRQTLYENNRRMWSMLEERRTLQASVAHDLRNPIAIMTGYVEYLQENNKAGTLTEEKLEKALSNLGITAERMGRYTDTMRDLGAIEETEVHRREAELHDFLQHMADSLSLLFQNTQVHFSYEFHVPKGRAVLDGELLYRVLENLISNALRFAEREIGLTFCLEHGILSATVTDDGPGFKLLQKKTALFYSEDTSGQHLGLGLAVSRVLCQKHGGTIELSNQPLHGACVKASIAVK; encoded by the coding sequence ATGAACGCTGTGACGGTAACGATGCTGATCGTGTTCCTGTGCAGTAGCCTTGCGGTTTTCGGCTGTTATCGTTTCCAAAAACATATCCTCCCTGATTCCAATGAGGTCTGGCTGACGCAGCAGACGACCGCCCCGGAGGGGACGGTCACAGAGACAAAGATGAGGTATGTCCTTGATGGCTCGCCAGAGCCCTTCGGCCAACTGGTAACGGACGGTCAGGAACGGGGCGAGAGTCAGGGGCAGACGAGCTACATGATAGAGCGTATTGAATCCAGCTACTCCATGCTTTCCTCCAAAGCAAAAATGGCCTACCGCGCCTCGCAAATTTGTATGGTGTTGCTGCCGTTCCTGTTTGCAGTTATTGGAACTACTTTGTGTGCGTGGTGGTTTTACCGTAGGGTACTGGAGCCGCCGATCACTGTCCTGATGGACGCCACCGCCCATATTCAAGATCGGGATTTGAACTTTCAGATCACCTTTGGTGGACAGAATGAATTGGGCCAGCTCTGTACCGCCTTTGAGAAAATGCGACAGACCCTATATGAGAACAACCGTCGGATGTGGAGTATGCTGGAGGAACGCCGCACATTGCAGGCATCTGTGGCCCACGATCTGCGTAACCCCATCGCCATTATGACCGGCTATGTGGAATATTTGCAGGAGAACAACAAGGCTGGAACCTTGACGGAGGAAAAACTGGAAAAGGCGCTCTCCAATCTCGGCATCACCGCAGAGCGCATGGGCCGCTATACCGATACCATGCGCGACCTGGGCGCGATTGAAGAAACAGAAGTTCACCGCAGAGAGGCGGAGCTTCATGATTTTTTACAGCACATGGCGGATTCCTTATCCCTCCTGTTTCAGAATACCCAGGTGCATTTTTCCTACGAGTTCCATGTGCCGAAGGGCAGGGCCGTCCTTGACGGGGAGCTGCTGTACCGTGTTCTGGAAAATCTGATCTCCAATGCCCTCCGTTTTGCAGAGCGGGAAATCGGACTCACCTTTTGCCTGGAGCATGGAATTCTGTCGGCCACCGTGACCGACGACGGGCCGGGCTTCAAGCTGCTGCAAAAGAAAACCGCCCTGTTTTACTCCGAGGATACCTCCGGCCAGCACTTGGGGCTGGGGCTGGCGGTGAGCCGGGTGCTGTGCCAGAAGCATGGGGGAACCATAGAGCTGTCAAACCAACCACTCCACGGGGCTTGTGTGAAAGCCTCCATTGCGGTCAAATAA
- a CDS encoding DUF6609 family protein, producing MKETLEFNHKKQCGLWLILIGIVLIIAVIFGGKFLVNPFVFLIGYYACFLSVNANKKVRERLSQGAISQKQIKMIYFSIAALFLLMFCIAGPFIPGWHWRQIWLGVLMATAIHFFLWFFIHGWSMVVLGIVCIIIAAIGYVFPAISVSVICIADAAAKLICGIYLLFFSRPSKFTPSATK from the coding sequence ATGAAAGAGACATTGGAGTTCAATCATAAAAAGCAATGTGGTTTATGGCTGATCCTTATTGGAATTGTACTTATCATAGCTGTTATTTTCGGCGGGAAATTCCTTGTGAACCCGTTTGTGTTTCTAATAGGCTATTATGCTTGTTTTCTTAGCGTTAACGCGAACAAAAAAGTCAGGGAAAGGCTCTCCCAGGGGGCTATTTCCCAAAAGCAGATAAAGATGATCTATTTTTCAATTGCTGCTTTGTTCCTGTTGATGTTTTGCATTGCTGGCCCATTTATCCCCGGGTGGCATTGGAGGCAAATATGGTTGGGTGTACTGATGGCAACAGCCATACATTTTTTCTTGTGGTTCTTTATACATGGTTGGAGCATGGTTGTGCTGGGGATTGTATGTATCATTATCGCAGCAATAGGCTATGTATTCCCCGCTATATCGGTTTCCGTTATTTGCATTGCCGATGCAGCAGCTAAATTGATATGCGGGATATATTTGCTTTTCTTCTCAAGACCATCAAAATTTACTCCCAGCGCAACGAAGTAA
- a CDS encoding ATP-binding protein translates to MRDIFAFLLKTIKIYSQRNEVTLGLGLAVSRVLCQKHGGTIEVSNQPPHGACVKASIKIEQPSL, encoded by the coding sequence ATGCGGGATATATTTGCTTTTCTTCTCAAGACCATCAAAATTTACTCCCAGCGCAACGAAGTAACATTGGGGCTGGGGCTGGCGGTGAGCCGGGTGCTGTGCCAGAAGCATGGGGGAACCATAGAAGTGTCTAACCAACCGCCCCACGGGGCCTGTGTGAAAGCGTCCATAAAAATCGAACAACCCTCACTGTGA
- a CDS encoding VanZ family protein, translating to MKYLIDFTALAFLYAFVFLKKWKSRGRDVLLVNTLMYIYLSFVLYFTLMPIIVELPFILNHPYTPMNMVPFIDVMMERGDFVKQVVLNVVMTMPFGFLFPLTRKKSAGFFITAFFCFVMSLGIELLQPLIGGFRSSDVTDLITNVIGGMLGYVLYVLFKPVTIRILDHMKRKT from the coding sequence ATGAAATACTTGATCGATTTTACGGCGTTGGCCTTCTTATATGCGTTCGTTTTTTTGAAGAAATGGAAAAGCAGAGGCCGCGATGTGCTGCTTGTCAATACGCTGATGTATATATATCTTTCTTTTGTGCTTTATTTCACGCTTATGCCAATTATAGTAGAACTCCCGTTTATTCTGAATCACCCTTACACTCCCATGAACATGGTGCCATTTATTGATGTTATGATGGAAAGAGGGGACTTTGTAAAGCAGGTTGTGTTAAACGTTGTCATGACCATGCCATTTGGTTTTCTGTTTCCACTGACCCGGAAGAAAAGCGCCGGATTTTTTATAACAGCATTTTTCTGTTTTGTGATGAGTTTGGGCATTGAGCTGCTGCAGCCGCTCATTGGCGGCTTCAGGTCTTCGGATGTGACAGATTTAATCACGAACGTGATTGGCGGAATGCTCGGTTATGTTCTTTATGTTCTTTTCAAACCAGTCACCATTAGGATCTTAGATCATATGAAAAGGAAAACTTAA
- a CDS encoding WD40 repeat domain-containing protein encodes MKKTSCITLALLFTLALSACGKTDSPVPAVSGNAPSDTPAVSVPAPDEQPGQSPSSCTFDPALFGGKLQSCAYAGNGTLLVLADKLYLYDTGTSSVLATAEAPLRDFEAQAIDGGYVLSGMGDSGMMAYIYDSSLSLNKEIAVEELLQGDFVVSETGGVAASTDGKKLAFAAMGGLYLYDLESGNLTTLLDMAQNAGTASISVSMLNGAAFAQDNSQIVFFGSGNSIPVVDGEEGFSLHGSISVEGSGLKLTKLSDYEMEEMQSSVSRLFFPQAFTQANGTLLWIDRATGSANTLSFSASGEGKDGVYGSEQGNYVATAVLDGSLTVRVYDVASGELLATEVMEDSDSTYFNRIPRIYLLDEAKTAVVVLGGSISEVDTLVSTFEFGA; translated from the coding sequence ATGAAAAAGACATCCTGCATCACATTGGCGCTGCTTTTTACCCTGGCGTTGTCCGCCTGCGGCAAGACGGATTCCCCGGTTCCTGCGGTTTCGGGAAACGCCCCCTCTGACACTCCTGCGGTTTCTGTTCCGGCCCCTGACGAACAGCCGGGGCAGTCCCCTTCCTCCTGCACCTTCGACCCTGCCCTGTTTGGCGGCAAGCTCCAGAGCTGCGCCTATGCCGGGAATGGGACGCTCCTTGTGCTGGCGGACAAGCTGTACCTCTACGACACAGGGACCTCCTCGGTGCTGGCCACCGCAGAGGCTCCCCTGCGCGACTTTGAAGCGCAGGCCATTGACGGCGGCTACGTCCTGTCCGGCATGGGCGACAGCGGCATGATGGCGTACATCTACGACAGCTCCCTTTCTCTGAACAAGGAGATCGCGGTGGAGGAGCTTTTGCAGGGAGATTTTGTTGTCAGCGAAACCGGGGGCGTAGCGGCCTCCACAGATGGAAAGAAGCTGGCGTTCGCCGCCATGGGCGGGCTGTATTTGTATGACTTGGAAAGCGGGAATCTGACGACTCTCTTGGACATGGCCCAAAACGCCGGGACGGCCAGCATCAGTGTTTCCATGCTGAACGGCGCTGCCTTTGCCCAGGATAACAGCCAGATCGTGTTCTTTGGCAGCGGCAACTCAATTCCCGTGGTAGATGGCGAGGAGGGCTTTTCCCTCCACGGCAGCATATCCGTGGAGGGCAGCGGTCTGAAGCTCACAAAACTGTCCGACTATGAAATGGAAGAAATGCAGAGCAGCGTCAGCCGGTTGTTTTTCCCGCAGGCGTTTACCCAAGCCAACGGTACGCTGCTTTGGATTGACCGGGCAACGGGCAGCGCCAATACGCTTTCCTTCTCCGCCAGCGGTGAGGGCAAAGACGGCGTGTACGGCTCGGAGCAGGGGAACTATGTAGCAACCGCCGTTTTGGACGGCAGTCTGACCGTTCGCGTCTATGACGTGGCCTCCGGCGAATTGCTTGCCACCGAAGTGATGGAAGACTCCGATTCCACATATTTCAATCGCATCCCCAGAATCTACCTTTTAGACGAGGCCAAAACTGCTGTAGTCGTTCTTGGGGGCAGTATCAGTGAAGTTGACACGCTGGTATCCACATTTGAGTTTGGAGCATAA
- a CDS encoding ABC transporter ATP-binding protein — MEITFESVSKRYKNKYALKNFTAILSEGVYGLLGENGAGKTTLINTFVGLLRGDSGTIRVDGQDVRTLGKAFLSQIGYMPQYPIFYRDFTVKGFLFYMCALKEISTHEAQTRVSELLATVNLTDAQDKKIGALSGGMRQRVGIVQAMLSDPKILILDEPTAGLDPSERIRFRNLISRFAQGRTILLATHIVSDVECIAREILLLKQGTLLMQGTPAALEQNIEGKVWKVTAGAEEAALLTDMYCVSNMKQEDGQFALRIVEEGGPIKTAQPIQPNLEDVFLYYCRGERHDTSDTI, encoded by the coding sequence ATGGAAATCACATTTGAAAGCGTATCTAAGCGATACAAAAACAAGTATGCCCTGAAAAACTTTACCGCCATCTTGAGCGAGGGCGTGTACGGCCTGCTGGGTGAAAACGGGGCCGGAAAAACCACGCTCATCAATACCTTTGTGGGCCTCCTGCGCGGGGACAGCGGCACGATCCGGGTGGACGGCCAGGATGTGAGGACGCTGGGCAAAGCGTTCCTGTCCCAAATCGGCTATATGCCGCAGTATCCTATCTTCTATCGTGATTTTACCGTCAAGGGTTTTCTGTTCTATATGTGTGCGCTGAAAGAAATTTCGACCCATGAAGCGCAGACCCGAGTTTCGGAGCTGCTGGCCACGGTAAACCTGACGGACGCACAGGACAAGAAGATCGGCGCGCTCTCCGGCGGTATGCGCCAGCGCGTCGGCATTGTACAGGCCATGCTGTCCGACCCCAAAATTTTGATTCTGGACGAGCCCACCGCCGGTCTTGACCCCAGCGAGAGAATACGGTTTAGGAACCTGATCTCCCGGTTTGCCCAGGGCCGGACAATCCTGCTGGCAACCCACATCGTTTCCGATGTTGAGTGCATCGCGCGGGAAATCCTGCTGCTGAAACAGGGGACGCTGCTCATGCAGGGAACGCCCGCCGCGCTGGAGCAGAACATTGAGGGCAAGGTGTGGAAGGTGACCGCCGGGGCCGAGGAGGCCGCGCTGCTGACCGATATGTACTGCGTCAGCAACATGAAACAGGAGGACGGACAGTTTGCCCTCCGCATTGTTGAGGAGGGAGGTCCAATTAAGACCGCACAGCCTATCCAGCCCAACCTGGAGGATGTGTTCTTGTACTATTGCAGGGGGGAGCGCCATGATACGTCTGATACGATATGA